The nucleotide window TCTTGAATAATTACTTTCCCTCATGTTTCATCAAGGAGACCACTGATGAACGGCTAATGGCATAGCGTCCGTGCGTAACAGTCTCATGCACTATAGCCCTAGTGGGATAACATGCTCCTCTCAGAGGGGCATGATAACCTCTGATGTTAAGAAAATGTGTCAAAAACACGTAGTCTAAGCTCCACTAAACCCATCCTAAAGTATACTAAAGTATTCTAAacttacctaagtctttttaggATTTAGCATAACAGTCCTGGGCTAAAAGCGAGTTTAATTGCACCCTCATGCAAAGCAGCTCGGGTAACCAATGCATTAAATGACAGGGATTAAATTCAGCTTCTAGCTCTAGAAGGGACGGAGAATATCATGCATCTATGGATAAAGCGTTTGTTTGCATAAATAATGGCATGTTGAGGTTACATAGACTAAAACATCCAGTCATCGGCTAATCGACAGACGCAAGGTTTCACGAACATCTGTCAAGGTTATTAAAGAGCTGTAATCCCTGGTGTTTGTTCTCCTTGCTTCTCCCTCATGCGGTTTTGTTTCGCACCTATCAGCCATTCGTTATACCCATCACAATCAATCCAATACAGGAAATTAATCACATCCCTAATTCACCAAGCGTTCAATGTTCTCCGCAATGGCCAAATCAAAGTCCAAGACAGAGGCCTCATCCGAGACCGACACCGCCCCCACAGAACCAACTCCCCGTCCTGTAAGCACCTGCGGCAGCGAGCATCTCCTCATGACAACCCGCCGCCAAGCATCAGAGCAATACGCCAAAGCAGCCAAAGCCGAAAAAGCCTACCGCACCAAGAAGCGCGCTGCCCTCGCCCGTGCCAACTACAACGAGACAAAGACACACTTCAAAGAAGCCTTCTCGCACCTCTGGCTTGCGTTGAAGGGTGTGTTCCCGGCGATCAAGAACTCAAGATATCTTGTTGGGGAGAGACGCGATAAGAGGAGgcaagaggctgagaagaagaaaagagagaggaatttggagaagaagaagaagattgaggagcAGCTGGCGAgggaggaggcggaggtgGAGGATGATgggaagaaggaggatgatAAGATTGAAGAGTAGGGACTGCGCTTTTGATGAATCATGAGCTTATGCTTGTGATGATGGATTGTTTATTTTTGTACCTTGTCTTTTAAGGGTGGCGTTTGTCTCTGGCCTGAGGCAGCGATACCCGTCTTCCACTCGTTTGTTTCCTTTGTCCTAACGCAATATAGATTATTGCTGCGATTTATCGGTAATCGATCAATGTTTAATAAAtcaatatatatcttaataatactaCTGGAAATCTCCACGCATGAGCTGTCAGTCTAAGTATGAAAGCAATCGTTGTGACCGTCAGGAAACCTCGGGGAATCATTCGGTAAGGTCTTCGAGAGACACTAAAGCATAGACACTAACTTGATGTGAAGATGCATTATCTCTGTCTTTCAGCTACTGATTAATGCTATAATCTGTCGCACGTTGATTAGACTTCTAGCTATATTATGTTAAGGCTCCTTTGGAAGCGCCCGGGATGATGCAACTTGGAAATATCTGGCTGCCCTTCATGAAGTATATTTCATAAAGATGCAATTTATGGATCCGAAATCCACTGGTCTCCTCGCGAAAGGTCACCAAAACAACCCTCAGTAATGTTAATCAGATGACAGTAGATGTTTTCGGCATGGCATTCGGATCATTCGGTTGCCAGCTTGAAACTCAGACCATTTATGAAGTTCAGAAGGAAAAAACAGAATTTtcaattttaaaaaattccAGCTGCCCCAGATAGCTTTCTTGCGTTTAGGGACATTGGTGTTTGTGAGAGTAGGTTGCAGGGAGACCTGGGAGAAGGATAATTAGTAGTTTATAGTAACCGCTATCGGCTTGGTGAGGAACGCGGTTAATCCTTATAGAGGCCTGGATCTTGTAACAAGGAATAGATGGGCAAGCGTTCTCATTATCATCAAAGTCATTATAATTCAGCGAATGACGAATGGGGCCATGATGTGACGGATTGGAGGGATTTAATGGAAATACTGTTGAGAAATACAGGCCTAGAAAGTGTTTAGAACAAGGCGTATCTCAGTATATGAGTGGTTTATGCAGACAGATAACAAGATAATAATTGAAAGGTGAACGTTAGATATGAAGCAATGGTTGCTATCATGAAGTATATATCTTATCTTCCAGTTGAGAAGTCAAGAATAAAAGGAAGCCTGACATTGTGGAGGCCATGGTTCGTGATGCGGTACCTAAACAGAATAGGCAATCTTAATTAGGTTGTTGACAAAGTCGCCGAGGTATAAAGTCCACCGTTTAACTCTGTCTTTAGAGTCCATGGTGTTTTCAGAACAGTGATTGTCACTAAAATTACACTTCTTTATCACTTGATGTTCATGTCGATGCATTCTGGATGTGGAGCTATTCACCGATTTCAATGTCAATGAGCTAAGCTAGGGGTGTTAAGGCCTGCCAGATATCGTAGCAGTGGCAGCCTAGAAAAAGGCAAGACGGATGGCAGATCAAGCAAGCTTTTGCAATGCTAGTCGCGCTTTCTTGGCAGTAAGCCTAGGGTTGTATTGTCGGAGGTTCTCTTGTATAGGAACAAGATGACTAGCCAAGAGatagagaagaacaaggtgaCTAATATTCAGTTTCCACCCAATGAGATTTAGAGATCTAAAAAAAGATTCAGAAATACCACCTCTATTTCAGCTAGACCCAATCACACTGAGATATCTGACGGGCGACAATTAGGCGAATGGGACTGCCGAGTCTTATGCCCATTCTAGGTACGCTAGACGAGATCATAAGTACAGCCAAGAGGACCCTGAAGACAAAAGTCCCTAAAGTAAGGTAGCACTATATACCTAAAATGCTGCCAAATCCACTCTTGGCATTTAGGATACAGGTTATTGCCTACAGATATACAGAAAGCCTTGGCTTGAATAAGGTAGTATGGCGGTGAGCTgagttaattaaagcttaatgtttaagtatatataacttCCCAGCTTGTTGTCCATCACTCGGCATTCTAGCGCTACCAGCACTCAGCACCACTACTTCTACCAACTTCTCCTTCGCCATGCGTATTTCAGCTGTCTCTCTTCTTGCCCTAATTACAGGCTCTCTGGCTGCTCCGGCTTCCGAAAATAGTGGCTCTCTAGACAAACGCTGCGAGTGGAATGATGGTCACGGCCCCATCAGCTGGTATGAACTCCCATTGAGTAACTACACCAGAAACTAACCTCTTAAAGTGACTATTTCAGTATTGTCTTCGGTGCAGAGGGACGTGAACGCTCAGAATTCATAATCAAGGGCAACAACTTTGAGCAGCGAGGGTTTCCGAGATGTGATCCCTGTATATATCACCCATATGCCAGTAGCGCCCGCCTGACTGACTGTTCTCTAGGGCAAGGCGGTAACTACCAGCCATTTTTTACCCCGTTACCTTACGTGGTCATGGTGGCTCCTGGCAATACCTGCGAAACAAGACTCCCTGAGGCCTGGTGGGACGATCTGCATATCAAGTATTCCAGCACCTTCTTGAATGCACCTACAGACACCCGCTGTGGACCGGTCGAGAATGGTTGGGGCCGCCGTTGTATTATTGCTCAGCGCCCTTAACGTGAAGTATATCGGACCGCCAGTTATTGTCAGTTAACACTGTTTGAACTGGCCTGGGCTAGCGTTTGCCTTTTACAAAGGCCATTAGATTCACGCAGTGAGAGACTTGGCTGAGTCTGACCTCTGTGGCGGTATTTGTAGTGCTTTTTATTGCTCATTACTTCTTGTGCTGTATATACCTAGAGATACTACTAAGTTTTGTCTGCTGATTTAAACTCTCAGCCACGAGTCTCAACTACAAATAACACATCTGGACAAAGTACTACATATGACTGTTAACCCGTCCCCATTCTTTGCAACAGTAGCTTCATGCATGTAACATGGAAGATCAATGGTTGAGGTCCAAATCCGCTCTCTCCTTGACAGTGTTCCAATACTTCTCCGCACTCCGCTGACGCAAAGCCCGTCCCCATTTCATGACAGGGAAGATGGTCAGATTATGCGCCAGACCCGCAAATGCGCCCAGGATGAAAGCATTCTGATAACCAAGGTTGACAACCCAAGGAGTGACACTGACAGCATTAGTAAAAGCCCATGATCAACGAGTTGGGTTTATGTGCTTACCCATATCCAATTCCGAAAGCCATCGTATTTCGGATGATAATGGCAGTGGCTAAAGCTTCACTTGCGAGATCACGATAGCAATCGATGCAGTACGCAATGGAGATCTGCGATCCAGCTGTCGTGGTGAAAGAGATGACGCCCATGGCAAAGACAATTGAGAACCAATGCGCCTCGTAATAAGCCCCGACGCCGAACAAGATGCATCCGAAGGgaatgaggatgagagaggGGAGGAAGAGCCAGAGTCGGTGCTCGGCTTCCATGAAGCCCCCATTTCGACGCGccatcttgatgatgaatcTATCACCAAATATTCCAGTATAGATGCACCTAGCTTCTGTCAGCTTCTGGTCCGTTTATGGTCATCAGGGACTTACGCGAGGGTTGTTCCAATGAGAGGAGCGATGAATGTCAGCCCAACTGTCGAAGTAGGCATGTTGTAAGGTTTGTTCGACAGAACCATAGACTCGGTTGCATTCAGAACTGAAAGCCAGACGATGTTGCAACCGTAGATGAAACCAGCATATGAGATGATTGGAAACGCAAGGAGGAGAATCGGTCGGCTAATAAGCCTTATGAGCCTGTTCTCGCCCGTCATGTTCTTGCGCTCGATTGGTTTGAGACGGGAGATACGGGATTTCTTGCTAAACTCGGTATTGTCAAGATCGAAGGTCTCGTTGCGTGCGCTGATATTGGTGAGAGTTGTAGTAGCGACTTGGTCTTGCTCAACGTCGTGTTTTGTATCGAGATCGTCTTTGGTGTCAGGGTCGGCAGATGTCTGATTGGTACTAGAAACTGTCTGTCCTTCGATGTGGTTGGTTGCCATGTATTTCGCTCGATCGAACTTGGTCTCTtccatgaagaagaagatgatgaggagcaggACGGCGCAGAAGATAGCGCACCAGTACTGACAGCCTATTAGTTACGCAATTTGCCAAGTAGGACTGGAGTACTCACAAATACCCATTGATAGCCCTGGCCATCGTTGATAAAGCCCATGATAAGTGGAGCGATGCCGTTGCTGTAGCCGAGTGCGAGAGCATAGAGAGCGATAAACTTGCCGCGTTCGTGGGTAAAGAACTGCGACACTTGTATAAGGCTTTAATACGCCAATGGCTTAGTAGAATAATGACTTACGACGTCTGAAACAGTAATCTCCGCCAACGACTCAATAGGCGCTCCAAAAATTCCCTGCAGAATCTTGGTCGCGATCCATTCTCCGTTTGATCGCACGTGAGGCTGCCAGACCATAACCCCCTACTTTTATCAGCTTCATGCCATGAGTCAGACTTGGAAACTTACTAGAGTACCCAATGTCGTCAACAGATACACAGGCCGCTTCCCGTActggatggcgatggcttgCCAGATGATACAGCCCCAgccgaagaagagaaacTACCAGCATGTCAGACCATCACCAAAGTCATCAAACGGAGAATTGCATACCATATATCCCGTTCCAGAGTTCAAGTCATTGTAGCTCAGACCAGTAGACTCCGACAGCGGTCCTAGAGTCGAATACAGCGCAGAGGAGCAGATGCCAATGACAAGCACATATCTACACCATGTCAGTGAACCCCCACAAAATCAGGGGAGACATACGCTGCCATGCAAAAGGCAGAGAGATATTTCCTCCTCGGCGACCAGTTTAGCGGATCATCTGGATGAGCCGAAGGAGCTGGCACGAGAACAATGTCGTGTTCTGCTCCTTTGGCGTGCTGCGAGTCCATGCTTCCCTGGGCGTCGACCAAGTGGACCGTTCCGGGGATTGCCTCGATCTGATCTGCCATGTTGGCTGTGGTCTGACTCTGAGTGGGCATTATCGAAAAGATGGGGAAGGTATTTGGTGGCAATGTATTGTGGAGTTTTGGACTAATTGGTGTTAACAACGGGGTCTTTTGTCTTTTTATAAGTGTCGGTCTATCTTGACTATGTCTCGTACCTCCAACGCGTAGCTTCATTATCCTCGGCGCCATGTCTTTGCTGTCTAAGCCCGTAGCCTTATCAGCCTTGACGTCAATCTCTCCACTTCTCAGTCCCAAGCCGTTCATCCGAGCAATTGGTTCTGGGGCATTAGAAACTAGAAATATCCCAATTTGGAGAATATCTCCAGAAATTAGAGCAGAACACAATGCGGGGGCGGAGGAATGCTTATCGCCCGGCCGCTTAGTATCTAGGGATATCATCATCCGTAATCATCTCCTCATTCTCATGAGAACCGGCGTCTTGGCATGAATTGATTCCAATCTCATGGATCAGCGAAAATAGGTATAATGAGAGGCAGGGAGATAGGCCTATTTCCTACTCAAGTTAAAGCAGTTTCGTTGGTGAACTGTCTAATATTCTTGTCCAACCAGATTTCTAGAGTTTTCCGAAAGGCTCGGAATACTTCTCTGCAGGGCACATCCTTAGCTTATCTCGACACGCACTAGAGCATGACTACTCGATCGGGAAATAAGAAACCCATGAGGCACGGATTGTCAGGAAATACACTTCCAGCCAAAATGTTATATAGTGATGAATCAAGAGGCTCGATAATGCTGTGCAATAACTTACTCAGAGGACAAAGACGACTAAACATCTGAGCCTACTTCCCATTCATTAACATTGATCGCGAAAATGGTTGCTTCACAATATCCCGTCCGCCCCACCCTTCGtcacgatgaagaagaaatcacCGGCTACGTAGACCCATGGGTAGTATCTCCTGGTGAAACAGCCCACGTCAAGGTACCCAGCCTCGTCCCCTCCCCTGCAATCTCCCCACTAACAACCCAAGATCTCCTCTACAAAGCCCAAGCTCAAATATCAACTCGTCAGACTTCTCCAAGGCCTCGACATGCCCCATGCCCCTGCCCCTGCCAAAGAAGTCATCGAGCATGGACCTAAGGGCGAGTTGGCAGGTCGTTTTCAGGCGTCGCATCCTGGTTCTTACGCTGTTGTGGATGCGTGGAGGAGAGAACCTCTACTAGAAAAGTCTGAAGCCGTTGAGATTGACTTTTATGTTCAGCCTTGGATGCTTAATGCTCCTCATCCCCAAGCTATCCTATCCAACCTCGACGCTGCGAAGGGCGCTGGTAtagctgttcttcttgatcggGATAATCAGCTTGTTGTCTGGATTGGTACCTGCAATGGCgttgaggtcaagaagatcgcTTCATCAGCTCGTGAACGTCGATGGTTCCATGTTTGCATAACTCTCAGAGCGAATGAGTTTCATTTGCAGCTTACTCACATTGCTTCTGGAAACGAAATCGCTCCTTCGTCAACTATCGTTCAAACATCTCTTTCCAGCACTCCCAGTCTTGACTCTGGTAGTCCTATGTACTTTGCAgctacaacagcagcaagccCAACATCAGCTTCACAGCTACCAGTGCATTTCTTCAACGGCCGCATCGAAACTCCCCGCTTCAAAGCCTTGGGTCGAAAGAACTGGGACATCGCACGCTACGACTTCTCTGTTGGGATTGACACAGATGAGATCTTTGATGTCTCTGGCTCTGGGCTCAATGGCGTTCTCGTCAATGCTCCAACGCGAGCTATTCGCGGATATGACTGGGATCATAAGCTCATTGGCCTCGGTTGGAAGGAAGCAAAGTACGGTTTTGGTGCTATTCActttcatgatgatgatcttgatgacgCTGCCTGGGACACCGACTTTGAGTTCACTGTCCCTTCTGATCTGCGCTCTGGTGCTTATGCGGTCGAAGTTCAAGATACAGAGTCAGATCTCAAAGACGCGATTGTGTTCTTCATCCGTCCAAAGGAAGTCCGACCGCAAGCCAAGATTGCTTTTGTCTTTTCGACGTTTACGTACCTCGCTTATGCGAATGAACATATGTATGACGAGACAAAGTCGACACATATCTCATTCCCCGAGGGTGTTCAGCTCGTCGCGTCTGATAACTATTACAAGATGGTGCGGCGCCATGATCTTGGTCTCGCTATCTACGACCTCCACAGCGATGGTTCAGGTGTGGTGTACAGTACCACCAAGCGCCCGATTCTGAATGTGCGGCCTGATTATATCCACTGGGGCTTTCAACGACCAAGGGAGTTCTCAGCTGATTTGTTGATGGTTGGATTTCTGGAGAAGCATTTCGGCGATGGTTACGATATTCTCACAgaccatgatcttcatctccgcGGTCGTGCTGCATTGTCTCAATACGATGTTGTCATCTCTGGCTCTCACCCTGAATATCCTTCTGCGGAATCTCTTGACGCTTACGAGGGCCATGCCAAGAATGGAGGATCGCTTATTTATGCTGGCGGCAACGGCTTCTATGTAAGTAACTTGACATATAATTGATACGGAGCTGACATGTTTTTAGTGGAAGTCTGTTACAGATCCCAAGAGACCTCATCGGATGGAAGTCCGACGCGCTGACGTCGGTGCCCGAACCCATGAAAATCCCCCAGGAGAGCGCCATCACGCACTAAATGGCCAACTCGGTGGTCTCTGGCGCTCAATCGGCCGCCCGCCCAACGAGCTTTGGGGTATTGGCAGCTGTGCTTCAGGTAAAGGACCCGGTCGACCATTCATTCCAACCGAAGAAGCCCTCAACAATCCTTCATTGGAATGGCTCTGGAAAGGTCTTACCGAGGAATCCCGAAAACTCCTTGGAACAAAGGGTCTTGCTGGTGGTGCAAGTGGCGATGAGCTCGATCGTCTTGATGTCGCGATTGGGAGTCCTGTCAATGCAATATTGCTTGCTCGCAGCGAGCGACATGATGACCATTTCATGCTGTTCAATGAAGAGCTCATATTCCCCATGATCGGGACCCTTGGCTCGACTTCACCGCTTGTGAGGAGCGACATGGTATACTATGAGACGAGCGCAGGAGGTCCTGTCTTCAGCGTTGGTAGTATTAACTGGAACAACTCCCTGGCTTGGGATGAATATCAGAATGATGTCGCGCAGGTGACTGAGAATGTCATCCGGGAGTTCCTTGCCCGTGGTAAGAGGCGTGCATCGGCATGAAAACAATGAAGCGAAACTGCTacaagagcaagaatacGTTTCGTTTACTTCAAGCTTAAATAGACATATCTTTGCAGCATATTTACTTTGGGTTATTGGTCAAATCTACAAAGACAATCGCGCCTGACTGATTCCAAAGACGTTACTGATGACATGTAACGTCTCTACCGCCACAGTCTTGTGACACGCCAAGCTCCATTTGCAACTGAGCAGCATTTGTAATGGCCAGATGAGAGCAAACCCTCCAAGAACTCGTTGACTTCGCTGTGTGCTCGGTCGGCCTCTTGTATCAATTTGCTGAAGGTGAAATGGAACGCTCGCTACTATCTCCGAAAtcatgctgttgatgatctgcGCCGAGTTGGCTTTCAAGGCGTCCAGGTTTCGACCCGGTATCGATATCTGATGTGATTGTCCGTGGTCAACAAGGCTGATCATCATGCTGTGTAGTGTAATGCGTGAGACTCTCCAGTAGTTCCAAACCTTGGAGACTTGAATGTCGGAGTAGTAGCTTGCCTGCGTCTCTTCACCATTTGATGTACGTAGCGTCGTCTTCATTTGAACCCACCTTGGCTCGCAATGCGTCTGCCAATCCGCAATCCTCGCCTCCAGGCTAACGATGTCCTCAATCAGGTGGTCTAAGGAATGGATCAGGCTCGATATTCCATGTATGCCATGTGTAAGAAGGCGAATAGCGCGATTCCGTAGTCTTCCAACCTCAAGACTCAAAGCTGCCATCCTGGCTGCCGGTGTCTGGGACGTCAGCATCCATAGCCACTTGTGGATAGCCTCATTTCCAAGAGTGCCTCCATCGACAGGAAGCCCCTGCATGAGCCACGGCTGTGCTTGGATGACAACAGAATGTGCCAAGTCATGCGTGCGCCGTGTCCGGAACCCCTTCGCCTCGCGCATTTTTACTAGCTGCGCACATGCGTTTAAATGTGACATGTTTGGGGCGCTGCTATTCCCGCTTAGATGATCCAGGACGTGCAGCAATAAAACACAAGCAAGCGTCTCGTCTTCCAGGCATCTCTCAGGGTGAGCTATTGAGCCGTTAATAGCCTGCAGTGCAGCTCCGTACGTGCGCCTAGCCTTCTGGAGCATGCCGGCATCGTGAAATTGGTTGGCAGCCACAAACAACGACGCTGCAGAGATGGTGACTCTTATGCAACTATCGAAAGGTGCTTGGTAGTGAAGCTGCGGTAAGTGCGAGTACCAACCCACGGGCATCAAGACTTGATCGAAGAAGAACTGGGTCAAGGCCGTATCCCAAGACTGGGCAACATATGGTGCCAATTGTAAGTCCAGGCTTTTGTTGGCGTTTctgttgcagttgagattccTTTCCTCCGGAAGCGACGGGACAAGCTGAAGGCCGCGGGGGAGACGTTGATCAACTGCGGCAAAGTGTTCTCTACATCCTATTAATCCCTCATCCATCCACATTGCATCAGTAAATAATGGGGTACTCACGCCTTTGCCGTCACCTTGCTAGTCTCATGGCGAAACCGAACATCCTGCGGTTGTGGGTAGCCAGGACAAGTCGTGCCATACTTGACACATCTTTGGCACTGCGGCTTCGCCCTATCGCACTTTGATCTTTCAGCATTGAAAACAACAATTATGCTGCAGCAACCGAGATTTACAGACCTTGATTCTGCGACAACGGCATCTTTCGCAGCCCAAGTAGATCCCACCTGGATTCGGCATGCTCGTGTCTAGCCGGGGTCAGTTTGTCGCAGTTCTTCATACGACCTCCGGTGGCACCCGGATGCTACGGCCAACGCGATGTGTAGTCGGCTCTGCTTTGCAATGGGGCAAGGCTTGTGAGTAATGGAGAAAAGTCGAACGAAAGGATGATTTGATGGCGCTGCCTTGGAACATTGCCAAAAGTGGCCATGCCAGGAGAGGCTAGCGTACCGAGCACTTCACTAATTGCATAGGTCACTTGGCCTAGAAGCTACAGAATCACAACCTTCAACCGCATCAAGGATAATGCATTTTACAAATCAATATGTTAGTCACACTACCCCGCCCCAATAGAGGTATATATACCTTCCTGCGCCCCAGCAGGCTTCCAGCATGACAAGATTGTCTT belongs to Fusarium musae strain F31 chromosome 9, whole genome shotgun sequence and includes:
- a CDS encoding hypothetical protein (EggNog:ENOG41) codes for the protein MVASQYPVRPTLRHDEEEITGYVDPWVVSPGETAHVKISSTKPKLKYQLVRLLQGLDMPHAPAPAKEVIEHGPKGELAGRFQASHPGSYAVVDAWRREPLLEKSEAVEIDFYVQPWMLNAPHPQAILSNLDAAKGAGIAVLLDRDNQLVVWIGTCNGVEVKKIASSARERRWFHVCITLRANEFHLQLTHIASGNEIAPSSTIVQTSLSSTPSLDSGSPMYFAATTAASPTSASQLPVHFFNGRIETPRFKALGRKNWDIARYDFSVGIDTDEIFDVSGSGLNGVLVNAPTRAIRGYDWDHKLIGLGWKEAKYGFGAIHFHDDDLDDAAWDTDFEFTVPSDLRSGAYAVEVQDTESDLKDAIVFFIRPKEVRPQAKIAFVFSTFTYLAYANEHMYDETKSTHISFPEGVQLVASDNYYKMVRRHDLGLAIYDLHSDGSGVVYSTTKRPILNVRPDYIHWGFQRPREFSADLLMVGFLEKHFGDGYDILTDHDLHLRGRAALSQYDVVISGSHPEYPSAESLDAYEGHAKNGGSLIYAGGNGFYWKSVTDPKRPHRMEVRRADVGARTHENPPGERHHALNGQLGGLWRSIGRPPNELWGIGSCASGKGPGRPFIPTEEALNNPSLEWLWKGLTEESRKLLGTKGLAGGASGDELDRLDVAIGSPVNAILLARSERHDDHFMLFNEELIFPMIGTLGSTSPLVRSDMVYYETSAGGPVFSVGSINWNNSLAWDEYQNDVAQVTENVIREFLARGKRRASA